Proteins encoded by one window of Lathyrus oleraceus cultivar Zhongwan6 chromosome 1, CAAS_Psat_ZW6_1.0, whole genome shotgun sequence:
- the LOC127100961 gene encoding uncharacterized protein LOC127100961, with amino-acid sequence MSPKEATGTTPFRLVYGHDAVLPVEIQVHAVRIQRQHEIPSEDYWSMMADELVKLDEERMLALDSLQRQKEKVARAYNKKVKGKMFAVEDLVWRVILPMDRNDRVLGKWSPNWEGPFKVLQVFSNNAYEVEELASDGRILRVNGKYLKRLEKTMFETSYKSTEN; translated from the exons aTGTCGCCAAAAGAAGCAACTGGAACAACTCCATTTCGACTGGTATATGGGCACGATGCAGTGTTACCAGTAGAGATTCAGGTTCATGCAGTCAGAATCCAGAGGCAAcatgaaataccttctgaagattattGGAGCATGATGGCAGATGAACTGGTCAAGTTAGATGAGGAAAGAATGTTAGCCTTGGATTCATTACAAAGGCAGAAAGAAAAAGTCGCCAGAGCCTACAATAAGAAGGTGAAGGGAAAAATGTTTGCTGTCGAAGATTTAGTTTGGAGAGTGATCTTGCCTATGGATAGAAATGACAGAGTCTTGGGCAAAtggtccccaaattgggaagGACCATTTAAGGTTTTGCAGGTTTTCTCTAATAATGCCTATGAGGTCGAAGAGTTGGCATCAGATGGGAGAATCTTGAgggtaaatggaaaatacttaaagag GTTGGAGAAAACTATGTTTGAAACCAGCTATAAAAGCACAGAAAATTAA
- the LOC127128650 gene encoding protein WHAT'S THIS FACTOR 9, mitochondrial, with amino-acid sequence MRFTIFIPRHNTTFPPPPHRQHLRTLFDGDFTLVRDRGLDHAVEREKNLKPLLNLRNLIKHEPSKSLPVSLIRESIQLPFRPIDFVRKYPSVFEEFNLGGGFEPHIRLTPEAVELDVDEGFMYNSELFKHQVADRLLKLLMISKIHKIPLRVIEGLRWDLGLPQDFAKSMIPEFPDYFRVIGTGGNAVLELVCWNKDLAVSVLEKKMGSKGKELAFPLQFSTGFKMDNKYEKWLREWNKLPYVSPYENAGHFSASSDESDRWVVGVLHEILHLLVSKKTDKDNVLVLGEWLGLASRFKRAILQHPGIFYLSSKNRTYTVVLREGYKRGLLVEDNPAMEFRRKYIHLMNTVKKDSKKQKVVKGKSSTKEGIVKDCEGKEGEEKCDRDENRKEEQEEGSSELSDSEDEDASETVVDDDEEVSARGNRRSSANRRGRNLVEMKLGDKKPSRDSRRERPGGKITRKTWKKNPSEGSKRIQTRGEYKDVRSSPQRSRLSKSRERTFTKNTVV; translated from the coding sequence ATGCGGTTCACCATCTTCATCCCCCGACACAACACCACCTTTCCTCCCCCTCCTCACCGTCAACACCTCCGAACCCTATTCGATGGAGATTTCACCCTAGTCCGAGACCGTGGCCTTGACCACGCCGTGGAAAGAGAGAAGAATCTCAAACCGTTGCTTAATCTCAGAAACCTAATCAAACACGAACCTTCAAAGTCTCTTCCAGTTTCGTTAATCAGGGAATCCATCCAACTTCCTTTCCGTCCCATAGATTTCGTCCGAAAGTACCCTTCCGTATTTGAAGAGTTCAACCTTGGTGGTGGATTTGAACCTCACATTAGACTCACTCCTGAAGCAGTGGAACTCGACGTCGATGAAGGGTTTATGTATAATAGTGAATTGTTTAAGCATCAAGTTGCTGATAGGCTTTTGAAGCTTTTGATGATATCAAAGATTCATAAGATTCCATTGAGAGTTATTGAAGGTTTGAGATGGGACCTTGGCCTTCCTCAGGATTTCGCCAAGTCCATGATTCCGGAATTTCCGGATTATTTTCGGGTAATTGGTACGGGCGGAAATGCTGTTTTGGAGCTGGTTTGTTGGAACAAGGATCTTGCTGTTTCAGTGTTGGAGAAAAAAATGGGTAGCAAAGGGAAAGAATTGGCTTTTCCATTGCAGTTTTCCACGGGTTTTAAGATGGATAACAAGTACGAGAAATGGTTAAGAGAATGGAACAAATTGCCTTATGTGTCCCCTTATGAAAATGCAGGTCATTTTTCGGCTTCCAGTGATGAATCTGATAGGTGGGTTGTTGGTGTTTTGCACGAGATACTTCACCTATTGGTTTCTAAGAAAACTGATAAAGATAATGTATTGGTGCTCGGTGAGTGGTTGGGTTTAGCGTCAAGGTTTAAGAGAGCTATTTTGCAGCATCCGGGTATATTTTATTTGTCTAGTAAGAATAGAACCTACACTGTTGTTCTTAGGGAGGGTTACAAGAGGGGTTTGCTCGTTGAAGATAATCCGGCGATGGAGTTTAGGAGAAAGTATATTCACCTCATGAACACTGTTAAGAAAGATAGCAAGAAACAAAAGGTTGTGAAAGGAAAAAGCAGCACGAAAGAGGGTATTGTTAAAGACTGTGAAGGAAAGGAAGGTGAGGAAAAGTGTGACAGAGATGAGAATCGCAAGGAGGAGCAAGAAGAAGGGAGTTCTGAGTTGTCTGATTCTGAAGATGAGGATGCTAGTGAAACTGTCGTTGATGATGACGAAGAGGTGTCTGCGAGGGGTAATCGTAGATCTTCTGCCAATAGAAGGGGAAGAAACCTTGTGGAAATGAAGTTAGGTGATAAGAAACCTTCGAGAGATTCTCGTAGAGAAAGACCAGGTGGGAAGATTACACGAAAAACGTGGAAGAAAAATCCATCAGAAGGTTCTAAAAGAATACAAACGCGTGGTGAATATAAAGATGTTAGGAGTTCACCACAACGATCAAGACTGTCTAAAAGCAGAGAAAGGACATTTACTAAGAATACTGTTGTTTAG